The proteins below come from a single Eubacterium limosum genomic window:
- a CDS encoding bacterial Ig-like domain-containing protein — translation MKKNRLWLINILVCFFLLIGGTVYAEESNSDALINAGHTPIQIEKSNEMGTSSEQVNEGKLEDKNTLSTHFVSKKDINQINVNSVQASEDAKKAIENFNYSSNLSFENRAVSRQEERWGYQDLDKRSNSAARKALYSEIQNAAADFEKSNVNIENKFENKNVFASIDLSALGLSETEVVETYKVFTYDHPEYYWLTNSLTIIYSDNNPNLLLSVYDEYVLSEERNKCDAVIQNAISEYEALTVGMATNYDKILAVHDKIIKDIDYAYNEAGDPKTAVWAHNIMGVFENKSAVCEGYARAFQLIMNHFGIENVYVTGFAGEDHAWNMVKLDDGQYYYIDTTFDDQPAFPGGVMYEYFNAPVAQFEAIHTAEQPTGIGIDFLYELPKASENDAYTYYRKMNAYAEDGTTDDLEAILNHYVEAAKMVSDSDRNVIAIKTDSSNFQNTFNMLGMYYDMDIEKNALDYYLQEVKNSEGQCIGGGDVTIRADAEHHTIYIALAEQPEMAEAYKNGESVGKFKSFTEAYAMLTDGQADYTLKVLTEYAMFPENMPAYDNVQIEGSLFYDGFSIGDEKVYHTSTLYLTKDFTFSKNITFKNLTVEPAFVQYNRRHITLDQCTMRLKGEPTWVRFGTTFFWVSFDEKSESTIIIEGDRQDHSQDQPQNEKNSGGSFNYGRIGISKIKLMEVSQLQFLNIIGRIGQIETGAVRNSQDEEIRHSNATVLYNEVNNIEVGSVHISKDAYLTSMVSLDTNASTMESITGDKNDHIDPNLTFGNWYNKTNQYNQIYLTCRPEEQVNSALLNFNLLGDIIEGDFHVLWNESSEEPWQEKDFVFLKAPALEEENVTFQKSWNHFLTSKKNEKGEFVLSKQIYCDDVKAKDNIIVVETGQKKKFDFIYYPENHTEKYTEVGYSTLDPQIAEIDEQGFITGKLVGTSDVTAVLGGYIGIEATVKVINGGEIEKLELLSKPKKQIYYVGDYLQTEGGALVARYKDGSSEEIPITTDICSGYDKNKLGKQRITVAYQNQKTEFEIEMQPTIEAIQSIAVKESNALKKTYYYREDSGRDNIQLENEKLLVTDANGQIMEIDMSDKSVKIQKNCDFSQKICKINITYKGVGTSFDIPLVSIPMGTTCIVDAPLKTSYKIGEDLNLAGGSFSLYFEDERIQNVPLTDPEVHISDYEKYTTGTQKVNVEYRGFSAPFEVTVSSNIFTFGDVNADKAINASDALLTLRHSVKEIILENEPFTRADVTKDGMVNASDALQILRYSVKEIESFD, via the coding sequence ATGAAAAAGAATAGATTATGGTTGATTAACATTTTAGTTTGCTTTTTTCTTTTAATTGGCGGAACTGTTTATGCCGAAGAAAGTAATTCAGATGCTTTAATAAATGCGGGGCATACTCCGATACAAATCGAAAAAAGTAATGAAATGGGAACTTCTTCAGAGCAAGTGAATGAGGGAAAACTGGAGGATAAAAACACCTTATCCACTCATTTTGTTTCAAAAAAGGATATTAACCAAATAAACGTTAATAGTGTACAAGCATCTGAAGACGCGAAAAAAGCAATAGAAAACTTCAATTATTCATCAAACTTGAGTTTCGAAAACAGAGCTGTATCAAGGCAGGAAGAGAGATGGGGCTATCAAGATTTGGACAAACGGTCAAATAGTGCGGCTAGAAAAGCATTGTATTCAGAAATCCAAAATGCAGCAGCTGACTTTGAAAAAAGCAATGTAAATATTGAGAATAAATTTGAAAATAAAAATGTATTTGCAAGTATTGACCTGTCTGCTCTTGGTTTATCGGAGACGGAAGTGGTCGAAACCTATAAAGTTTTCACCTATGATCATCCGGAATATTATTGGCTTACGAATAGTTTGACTATTATATATAGTGATAATAATCCTAATTTACTTTTATCCGTTTATGATGAGTATGTTTTATCAGAGGAAAGAAATAAATGTGATGCAGTCATCCAAAATGCTATTTCAGAGTATGAAGCGTTGACCGTTGGAATGGCAACAAATTATGATAAAATTCTCGCGGTTCATGACAAAATCATTAAGGATATTGACTATGCGTATAATGAAGCTGGAGATCCGAAGACCGCTGTTTGGGCACACAATATTATGGGGGTTTTTGAAAATAAATCGGCTGTTTGTGAAGGATATGCCCGTGCTTTTCAATTAATTATGAATCATTTTGGTATTGAAAACGTGTATGTTACCGGATTTGCTGGAGAAGACCACGCCTGGAATATGGTAAAGCTTGACGATGGTCAATACTATTATATCGATACTACTTTTGACGATCAGCCTGCTTTTCCGGGAGGGGTGATGTATGAATATTTTAACGCACCAGTAGCGCAGTTTGAAGCGATACACACAGCGGAACAACCAACTGGAATAGGAATCGATTTTCTTTATGAATTACCAAAAGCGTCTGAGAATGACGCCTATACTTATTATCGAAAAATGAACGCCTACGCTGAAGATGGAACAACAGATGATTTAGAAGCGATCCTTAACCATTATGTGGAAGCTGCAAAAATGGTGTCGGATTCAGACAGAAATGTCATTGCGATAAAGACAGACAGCAGTAATTTCCAGAACACGTTTAATATGCTTGGAATGTACTATGATATGGATATTGAAAAAAATGCATTAGATTATTATCTTCAGGAAGTTAAAAATTCCGAAGGACAGTGTATCGGCGGCGGTGATGTAACTATCAGAGCTGACGCAGAGCATCACACCATTTATATCGCTTTGGCAGAGCAGCCGGAAATGGCGGAAGCGTACAAAAATGGCGAATCTGTTGGTAAATTTAAGTCTTTTACAGAGGCTTATGCGATGCTAACAGATGGCCAGGCGGATTATACTTTGAAAGTGTTAACAGAGTATGCGATGTTTCCGGAAAATATGCCTGCGTATGATAATGTACAGATTGAAGGATCACTGTTTTATGATGGTTTTTCAATTGGCGACGAGAAAGTCTATCACACTTCAACTTTATATCTGACAAAAGATTTTACTTTTAGTAAAAATATCACATTTAAAAATTTAACAGTTGAACCGGCTTTTGTACAGTATAACAGGCGTCATATTACTTTGGATCAATGTACCATGAGATTAAAAGGCGAGCCGACATGGGTACGATTTGGAACTACTTTTTTCTGGGTTAGTTTTGATGAAAAAAGTGAATCTACCATTATAATCGAAGGGGACAGACAGGATCATAGTCAGGATCAACCTCAAAATGAAAAGAATTCTGGCGGTTCGTTTAACTATGGACGAATTGGTATCAGTAAAATCAAATTGATGGAAGTATCGCAATTGCAGTTTTTAAATATTATCGGGAGAATCGGCCAAATTGAGACAGGAGCGGTAAGAAATTCACAGGATGAAGAGATAAGACACAGTAATGCAACAGTTCTTTATAATGAGGTGAATAATATTGAAGTTGGTTCTGTGCATATCTCAAAAGATGCTTATCTCACCTCAATGGTTAGCCTTGATACTAATGCCTCCACTATGGAGTCAATAACCGGTGACAAAAATGATCATATTGATCCAAATCTGACTTTTGGAAATTGGTACAATAAAACAAATCAGTACAATCAAATATATTTGACCTGCCGTCCAGAAGAACAGGTCAATAGCGCATTGTTAAACTTTAATTTGTTGGGAGATATCATCGAAGGTGATTTTCATGTTTTATGGAACGAAAGCTCTGAGGAGCCTTGGCAGGAGAAAGACTTTGTATTTTTGAAAGCACCGGCATTAGAAGAAGAAAATGTAACTTTTCAAAAAAGTTGGAATCATTTTTTAACCAGTAAAAAGAATGAAAAGGGTGAATTTGTTTTGTCGAAACAAATTTATTGTGATGATGTAAAAGCAAAAGACAACATTATCGTTGTTGAAACTGGTCAAAAGAAGAAGTTTGATTTTATTTATTATCCTGAAAATCATACCGAAAAGTATACCGAGGTTGGATATTCAACGCTGGATCCTCAGATCGCTGAGATTGATGAACAAGGTTTTATAACAGGAAAATTAGTGGGAACAAGCGATGTAACTGCCGTTTTAGGCGGATATATCGGAATAGAGGCGACGGTGAAGGTAATAAATGGCGGCGAGATAGAGAAGCTGGAGCTTTTATCAAAGCCAAAGAAACAGATTTATTATGTCGGGGATTATCTGCAGACAGAGGGAGGAGCATTAGTCGCGCGGTATAAAGATGGAAGTTCTGAAGAAATACCCATTACCACAGATATTTGCAGCGGTTATGATAAAAATAAACTGGGAAAACAGAGGATAACAGTTGCCTATCAAAATCAAAAAACCGAATTTGAAATTGAAATGCAGCCGACGATTGAAGCGATACAGAGTATTGCTGTAAAAGAATCGAATGCATTGAAAAAGACATATTATTATCGTGAAGATAGTGGACGCGACAATATCCAACTTGAAAATGAAAAGCTGCTAGTCACCGATGCAAATGGTCAAATTATGGAAATTGATATGAGTGATAAAAGTGTAAAAATTCAAAAGAACTGTGACTTCTCTCAAAAAATCTGCAAGATCAATATTACATACAAAGGAGTAGGCACAAGTTTTGATATCCCTTTAGTCAGTATTCCAATGGGTACGACATGCATTGTTGACGCACCGTTAAAAACATCTTACAAAATTGGTGAGGATCTAAATCTGGCGGGAGGAAGCTTCAGTTTATATTTTGAAGATGAGCGCATCCAAAATGTTCCTTTAACCGACCCGGAAGTTCATATCAGCGATTATGAAAAATATACAACGGGAACACAAAAAGTTAATGTTGAATACAGAGGATTCAGCGCACCTTTTGAAGTGACCGTTTCATCAAATATTTTTACCTTTGGAGACGTCAACGCCGACAAAGCGATTAACGCATCGGACGCGCTTTTAACCTTGCGTCACTCGGTAAAGGAAATAATTTTGGAAAACGAGCCGTTTACACGGGCAGATGTGACGAAAGACGGAATGGTCAACGCGTCGGATGCACTGCAGATACTGCGGTACTCGGTGAAGGAAATCGAAAGCTTTGATTAG
- a CDS encoding bacterial Ig-like domain-containing protein — protein sequence MKKVINILAFIVLVLLIGIFPVCAENSGVEQSQVIQINKTNFPDENFRSYVKDEVAKGGDVLTPEMIERTNAIFVSERLIKNLDGILYFKNLENLFCSNNYLTELDVRGLIHLKNLSCFDNYLGVLDLTENSELENLLCWNNRITSIHLKENSSLKQITCNLNQLETLDLDEAINLEKIYCSENRLTRLNVNELKKLTQLYCSNNQLSSLDVKNNENLTELDCSSNQLNELDLSGATYLRSLACYNNCLAKLNIEKNTYLNSGTSYTSGQTVSALKVVENTNGFEMDLKALDLMEEDFEKITMTGGGVLNKETGIVTFIDRPYAVYYEYNTGNKGLEMRVDIPIKSVSEITLVQMPVKTLYAFGEDLDLAGLKIEALYNDGSREIVNENLQGMGYSSEIAGAQTLTVIYKEKTVQFTVEVLEPEYLLGDINADMAINSSDALQALRHSVKEIVLTADMFIRADVTKDNLVNASDALQILRYAVKEIDRFE from the coding sequence ATGAAAAAAGTGATAAATATACTTGCATTCATCGTTCTGGTACTTTTAATTGGAATATTTCCAGTATGTGCGGAAAATAGTGGTGTCGAGCAAAGTCAAGTGATACAGATTAATAAGACAAATTTTCCGGATGAGAATTTTAGGAGTTATGTAAAAGATGAAGTGGCCAAAGGCGGAGATGTTTTAACACCGGAAATGATTGAACGTACGAACGCTATCTTTGTAAGTGAGCGTTTGATCAAGAATTTGGATGGGATCCTTTATTTTAAAAATCTTGAAAACTTGTTTTGCAGCAATAATTATCTGACAGAGTTAGACGTCAGGGGTTTGATACATTTAAAGAATTTGTCCTGCTTTGACAACTATTTAGGAGTATTAGATTTGACAGAAAACTCTGAATTGGAAAATTTGTTATGCTGGAATAATCGGATAACTTCAATTCATTTAAAAGAAAACAGCAGCTTAAAGCAAATTACATGCAATTTAAATCAATTAGAAACTTTAGATCTAGATGAAGCTATTAATCTTGAGAAAATCTATTGTTCAGAGAATCGTTTAACGCGTTTAAATGTAAATGAATTAAAAAAACTAACACAATTGTACTGCAGCAATAACCAATTAAGTAGTTTAGATGTGAAAAACAATGAAAACCTGACAGAATTAGACTGTTCTTCAAATCAATTGAATGAACTGGATTTGAGTGGAGCGACTTATCTCAGATCGTTAGCGTGTTACAATAACTGTCTTGCTAAATTAAACATAGAGAAAAATACTTATCTTAACAGCGGCACATCCTATACCTCAGGGCAGACGGTCAGTGCTTTGAAAGTAGTGGAAAACACCAATGGATTCGAAATGGATTTAAAAGCGCTGGATCTGATGGAGGAAGATTTTGAAAAGATAACGATGACTGGTGGTGGAGTATTAAATAAAGAAACTGGAATTGTAACGTTTATCGACCGTCCATATGCCGTTTATTATGAGTACAATACAGGTAATAAAGGCCTGGAAATGCGTGTTGATATACCCATTAAATCAGTTTCTGAGATTACACTTGTGCAAATGCCAGTCAAAACCCTTTATGCTTTTGGTGAAGATTTAGATTTGGCAGGATTAAAGATCGAAGCCCTTTATAATGACGGCAGCCGAGAAATAGTTAATGAAAATTTACAGGGAATGGGATATAGCAGTGAAATTGCCGGAGCGCAGACACTAACAGTCATATATAAAGAAAAGACTGTTCAGTTTACAGTAGAGGTACTGGAACCGGAATATCTTTTAGGAGATATTAATGCCGATATGGCTATTAACTCATCGGATGCCCTTCAAGCATTGCGCCACTCAGTTAAAGAAATTGTTTTGACCGCTGATATGTTCATTCGCGCGGATGTCACAAAAGATAATCTTGTTAACGCTTCAGACGCCCTGCAGATTTTGAGGTATGCGGTCAAAGAAATCGATCGGTTTGAATAA
- a CDS encoding lectin-like protein: MMKKVMRRSCFILFFTVLLTTLVPISRANAMSKFEFDQKLNEAQIEYWHGKKQTFFDHGETCHGYARQLTKVIFGVECGNGLGKGWIRIDANSNDSKINNVHIGDLVRFRNTPSLDHTIIVTNIIGDTIIYTDCNSDGQSTIKWNQQISKGTLAGKLSQPLVFNQGAYGYIAHYAANPVQSTLPCEHDLDSPRQGDCVFGDGFILQGWALDGEGISRVTYTIFNEATGKTSQEQDMQMGMERIDVYNIYPQYNNRNAGYYKYIDSRELEKGHNIIDVYAYTPSGRKHIEHRGILFIDDTKPVLTNVEIIDLGNKGFTVTGKCSDEGSGVDKIRIAIWSDKYGQEENLWHDIGVGPDQRFYYRVNFDEYHGEKGPYNIHLYAYDRAKNPGFDAIVGYVPMLKPAQIEEKNGHLYALYDTSLTWAGARDQAVFMDGHLATVNSQDEQKFLTAMVEKGEKNSYWIGAETQDYQIWRWITGESFDYRNWSQNQPDNYGNIEDKAAIYSADGTWNDLNNEDRYGTGFIVEYELQNNEGSKMLNYNGKLYTRYDVSLPWNEAQKFCEMKGGRLAVVKDQETQNILKELIQDGGRSEYLLGASAEKNKGEWRWIDNSPLTYTNWGINEPNNTSSCEEYLVMGVDGCWNDRATYFENMQTTLGFICEQEEKPEVVLKIGDVNDDKIINATDALMVLRHSVKEITLKNNEFIRADVTKDNTVNATDALQILRYAVKEIDRFD; this comes from the coding sequence ATGATGAAAAAAGTAATGAGACGAAGTTGCTTTATATTATTTTTTACGGTATTGCTAACTACTTTAGTACCAATTTCCAGAGCAAATGCAATGTCAAAATTTGAATTTGATCAAAAATTAAACGAAGCGCAAATTGAATATTGGCACGGGAAAAAACAAACGTTTTTTGACCATGGGGAGACTTGTCATGGATATGCTAGGCAACTAACAAAAGTTATATTTGGAGTGGAATGTGGTAATGGCCTAGGAAAAGGATGGATTAGGATTGATGCGAATTCAAATGATTCGAAAATTAATAATGTACATATAGGAGATCTTGTTCGTTTTCGCAATACACCTTCTCTTGATCATACAATCATTGTTACTAATATCATTGGGGATACTATCATTTATACCGATTGCAATAGTGATGGACAGTCAACGATAAAGTGGAACCAGCAAATATCAAAGGGGACACTTGCGGGGAAATTAAGTCAGCCACTAGTTTTTAATCAAGGAGCTTACGGTTATATAGCACATTATGCAGCTAATCCTGTCCAATCCACACTCCCCTGTGAACACGATCTGGATTCTCCAAGGCAAGGAGACTGTGTTTTTGGCGATGGTTTTATCCTTCAGGGCTGGGCATTAGACGGCGAGGGAATATCCAGAGTGACCTATACCATTTTTAATGAAGCAACAGGAAAGACATCGCAGGAACAAGACATGCAGATGGGAATGGAACGAATTGATGTTTACAATATATATCCACAGTACAATAATCGAAATGCCGGTTATTATAAATATATCGACTCGCGGGAACTGGAGAAAGGACATAATATTATCGATGTCTATGCGTATACGCCAAGCGGCAGAAAGCATATTGAGCACAGAGGTATTTTGTTTATTGACGATACAAAGCCGGTTTTGACTAATGTTGAAATTATTGATTTAGGAAACAAGGGGTTTACGGTCACAGGAAAATGCAGTGATGAAGGCAGCGGTGTGGATAAAATAAGGATTGCGATTTGGTCAGATAAATACGGACAGGAAGAAAATCTGTGGCATGATATTGGGGTTGGGCCGGATCAACGGTTTTATTACCGGGTTAATTTTGATGAATACCATGGAGAAAAAGGGCCGTATAATATCCATTTATACGCATATGATCGGGCGAAAAACCCGGGATTTGATGCGATAGTCGGGTACGTACCAATGCTAAAACCAGCTCAAATAGAAGAAAAAAATGGACATCTGTACGCACTTTATGATACATCTTTGACATGGGCAGGTGCAAGAGATCAGGCGGTGTTTATGGATGGACATTTAGCGACGGTGAATTCTCAGGATGAACAAAAATTTCTGACTGCGATGGTGGAAAAGGGTGAGAAAAATAGTTATTGGATTGGGGCGGAAACGCAGGATTATCAAATATGGCGTTGGATAACAGGTGAAAGTTTTGACTATAGGAACTGGTCACAGAATCAGCCGGATAATTATGGCAATATTGAAGATAAGGCAGCGATTTATTCAGCAGACGGGACATGGAATGATTTGAACAACGAAGACCGTTATGGAACCGGCTTTATCGTTGAATATGAATTGCAAAATAACGAAGGCAGTAAAATGCTGAACTACAATGGCAAACTCTATACGCGCTATGATGTCAGCTTGCCGTGGAATGAAGCGCAGAAATTCTGTGAGATGAAAGGCGGAAGATTAGCAGTTGTTAAAGATCAGGAAACACAAAATATATTAAAAGAACTTATCCAGGATGGTGGGCGTTCCGAATATTTGTTGGGTGCCTCGGCTGAAAAAAATAAAGGAGAATGGAGATGGATCGATAATAGCCCATTAACCTACACGAATTGGGGAATAAATGAACCCAATAATACCTCCAGTTGTGAAGAGTATCTTGTTATGGGCGTGGATGGTTGCTGGAATGACCGTGCGACTTATTTTGAAAATATGCAGACGACGCTAGGCTTTATTTGTGAACAGGAGGAAAAGCCTGAAGTAGTTTTGAAAATTGGCGATGTAAATGATGATAAAATCATTAACGCAACCGACGCATTGATGGTACTGCGCCACTCGGTTAAAGAAATCACGCTTAAAAACAATGAGTTTATCCGGGCGGACGTCACAAAAGATAATACAGTTAACGCAACCGATGCATTGCAGATTCTGCGCTATGCAGTCAAAGAAATCGATCGTTTTGATTGA
- a CDS encoding Ig-like domain-containing protein codes for MKRIKETILLILLVLVCLAAVPVGIFAKGEIKNQASETSNDIKSLEKLNSSELKINHETLDISLERSERLKVTNAEGQDVMVTWSSDQPEVASVSDTGEVYGKHEGTANITAIAENDGQKINCQVTVYGFIFQVNNGRATVFHYDGMGGNIIVPATFNGDPVHILSFTANGEPKLEQPIRSIVFSEGIEYVSSTAFYGMADLESVEFPLTFKGDSSGKVDLGNTKIKNLDGFKKVTQIRELDAYNNKQLTDISGIAGIAGLEVIGLSNASVSDISVLSKLTNLTRVGLNNTPISDVSPMSSLENLKEVSLGGTNVSDVHFFKNKGLKYLELAGSKVSDADRLSFVKVSNITYYLESDRYQEYSFYDRYPMGCCQSIRKDHHLMSYPLRWKIRVSSI; via the coding sequence ATGAAAAGGATAAAGGAAACGATTTTACTAATCTTATTGGTGCTTGTGTGTCTTGCCGCTGTTCCTGTGGGCATTTTTGCAAAGGGGGAGATAAAAAATCAGGCTTCAGAGACTTCCAATGATATTAAATCACTGGAAAAATTAAATAGCTCTGAATTGAAAATAAACCATGAAACCCTGGATATTTCGTTGGAACGCTCAGAAAGACTTAAAGTCACCAATGCCGAAGGACAGGACGTCATGGTTACGTGGTCGAGTGATCAGCCAGAAGTGGCAAGTGTGAGCGATACAGGTGAGGTTTACGGAAAGCATGAAGGAACCGCCAATATTACCGCCATCGCAGAAAACGACGGACAGAAAATTAACTGCCAGGTGACCGTTTATGGGTTTATCTTTCAAGTAAATAATGGGCGTGCCACAGTTTTTCACTATGATGGTATGGGCGGAAATATTATTGTGCCCGCTACGTTTAATGGTGATCCTGTACATATTTTAAGTTTCACGGCTAATGGGGAACCCAAATTAGAACAGCCGATCCGTAGCATTGTTTTCTCAGAAGGAATTGAATACGTATCATCAACGGCTTTTTATGGCATGGCGGATCTTGAATCAGTAGAATTTCCATTGACCTTTAAAGGGGACTCCAGTGGAAAGGTTGACCTTGGCAATACAAAAATTAAAAATTTAGATGGTTTTAAGAAGGTAACACAAATCAGAGAACTGGACGCGTATAACAATAAGCAGCTAACAGACATCAGCGGAATAGCTGGAATAGCCGGACTCGAGGTGATAGGATTATCAAACGCCTCTGTTTCAGACATATCGGTATTATCGAAGCTTACCAATTTAACACGTGTTGGGCTTAACAATACGCCAATATCTGATGTTTCACCTATGTCCTCTTTAGAAAATTTAAAAGAAGTCAGCTTAGGTGGGACAAATGTCAGCGATGTTCATTTTTTCAAAAATAAAGGGCTTAAATATTTAGAACTTGCAGGAAGCAAGGTTTCTGATGCGGATAGGCTGTCATTTGTTAAAGTGTCAAATATCACTTATTATCTGGAATCCGACCGTTATCAGGAATATTCCTTTTACGACAGATATCCGATGGGGTGTTGCCAGAGTATAAGGAAGGATCATCATCTTATGAGCTATCCTTTGAGATGGAAGATCCGAGTTAGCAGTATTTAA
- a CDS encoding InlB B-repeat-containing protein, with amino-acid sequence MKLKRTMAIMMAAVLCTTALPVSVFAEDTTHVESVLVNEEMSSENQRNGENAVEQTEEERQADLKCIEAMPWSDDLQMTAAQAAASQLIDDEITVKSRLESIQHSTYPDGSKFEEEGFYGATTCFGFAKKIQYLLFENIVSWNYDGSANSGLITIGSVSPNYTADNVASLLSQAQVGDLLQLENGNGYSQHSMIFGGRTAGGFIIYDANWDRANTVFIREVGYGTFSGRQNPKLSLLRNTNYPKKAVNDVKAPTVSDVVISDVSPYAYQVYCNVSDDVAVKSVRVAVWTEKNGQDDLKWVDAAVKDNTASAIIYLGDHNYEEGIYHTHIYAYDYSGKQTGVAASDTAIDYTAPELAETQFVKKNHSRFVIGGKVEDMISGVDRIEIRTVWPGGEVTEKAVITGNNWEYAFNFTDHQAGSGYYYIYITAYDKAGNSNYNWSPTLSEYFDVRLVQYMVNFDTQGGNTMASALVQEDMFLKKPEDPQREGYIFKGWYQDKACTKIWNFDKDRVEENKTLYAAWAEKGILGDVYEDGSINSSDALLCLRHSIKEVSLKGNQFKQADVTFDDKVNASDALQILRYAVKEINRFD; translated from the coding sequence ATGAAATTAAAAAGAACTATGGCAATTATGATGGCGGCAGTGCTGTGCACAACAGCACTGCCCGTCAGCGTCTTTGCAGAAGACACAACTCATGTAGAATCGGTTTTAGTGAATGAAGAAATGTCTTCAGAAAATCAGAGAAATGGTGAAAATGCGGTTGAACAGACCGAGGAAGAACGACAGGCAGATTTGAAGTGTATTGAAGCCATGCCTTGGTCTGACGATCTGCAGATGACAGCAGCTCAGGCGGCAGCCAGCCAGTTGATCGATGATGAGATCACGGTCAAGAGCCGTCTGGAAAGCATTCAGCATTCAACATATCCAGACGGGTCAAAATTTGAAGAAGAGGGATTTTACGGAGCGACTACCTGTTTTGGTTTTGCAAAGAAAATACAGTATCTTCTGTTTGAAAATATTGTTTCATGGAATTATGATGGCTCTGCCAATTCGGGACTCATAACGATTGGATCGGTTAGTCCAAACTATACAGCGGATAATGTCGCTAGTCTTCTTTCGCAGGCACAGGTTGGAGACCTCCTCCAGCTTGAAAACGGCAACGGTTATTCACAGCACTCTATGATTTTCGGAGGACGGACAGCCGGCGGCTTTATTATCTATGATGCCAACTGGGATAGAGCCAACACCGTTTTTATCCGTGAGGTTGGTTATGGTACGTTTTCTGGAAGACAAAATCCAAAATTATCGCTTCTGCGCAATACCAACTACCCCAAAAAGGCTGTTAATGATGTGAAAGCGCCAACTGTGTCGGATGTGGTCATTTCGGATGTATCGCCCTATGCTTATCAGGTTTACTGTAATGTAAGTGATGATGTCGCTGTTAAATCTGTCAGAGTTGCGGTGTGGACAGAGAAAAATGGACAGGATGATTTGAAATGGGTTGATGCGGCGGTCAAGGACAATACAGCATCGGCAATCATTTACCTTGGCGATCATAATTACGAAGAAGGCATCTACCATACGCATATCTATGCTTACGACTATTCGGGGAAACAAACAGGAGTTGCTGCGTCGGACACAGCTATTGACTATACAGCGCCTGAACTGGCAGAAACGCAATTTGTTAAAAAAAATCACAGCCGTTTTGTGATCGGTGGAAAGGTAGAAGATATGATTTCCGGTGTTGACCGTATTGAAATAAGAACGGTCTGGCCGGGCGGCGAAGTGACAGAAAAAGCAGTGATAACAGGAAACAACTGGGAGTATGCTTTTAATTTTACGGATCATCAGGCAGGTTCTGGTTATTATTACATTTATATAACAGCTTATGATAAAGCCGGGAACAGCAACTATAACTGGTCACCGACATTGTCAGAATATTTTGACGTTCGGCTTGTTCAATACATGGTTAATTTTGATACGCAGGGCGGAAATACAATGGCATCTGCGCTGGTTCAGGAAGATATGTTTCTAAAGAAGCCGGAAGATCCGCAACGGGAAGGCTATATTTTTAAAGGATGGTACCAGGATAAAGCATGCACAAAAATCTGGAACTTTGATAAAGATCGTGTAGAAGAAAATAAAACCTTATACGCCGCCTGGGCGGAAAAGGGAATCCTCGGCGATGTGTATGAAGACGGCAGTATCAATTCATCCGATGCGCTTTTGTGCCTGCGGCATTCGATAAAGGAAGTTTCATTAAAAGGCAATCAGTTTAAGCAGGCAGATGTTACCTTTGATGATAAAGTGAACGCTTCTGATGCCTTGCAGATTTTGAGGTATGCGGTGAAAGAAATCAATCGTTTTGATTAA